A single Pseudomonas sp. DC1.2 DNA region contains:
- a CDS encoding GNAT family N-acetyltransferase — translation MMIEIRPATPSDAPQILAFITELADYERARHEVIASVADIERSLFSEGATAHGLICLRDGVPIGFAVFFFSYSTWLGSNCLYLEDLYITPDQRGGGAGKTLLRHLAKIACANDCGRFEWSVLDWNTPAIDFYKSLGAQPQEEWVRYRMDGAVLREFAEGN, via the coding sequence ATGATGATCGAGATCCGCCCGGCGACCCCCAGCGATGCACCGCAAATTCTCGCGTTCATCACTGAGCTGGCCGACTACGAACGTGCCCGCCATGAAGTCATTGCCAGCGTCGCCGACATTGAGCGCAGTCTATTCAGTGAAGGCGCCACCGCCCACGGCCTGATCTGCCTGCGCGACGGCGTGCCCATCGGTTTCGCGGTGTTTTTCTTCAGTTATTCCACGTGGCTTGGCAGTAACTGCCTGTACCTCGAAGACCTCTATATCACGCCAGACCAGCGCGGCGGTGGCGCGGGCAAAACCTTGCTGCGCCATTTGGCAAAAATCGCCTGCGCCAACGACTGTGGTCGTTTCGAGTGGAGCGTGCTGGACTGGAACACGCCTGCCATTGATTTTTACAAGTCCCTTGGCGCTCAGCCGCAGGAAGAGTGGGTGCGCTATCGGATGGACGGTGCGGTGTTGCGCGAGTTTGCCGAGGGTAACTAA